One genomic window of Tribolium castaneum strain GA2 chromosome 10, icTriCast1.1, whole genome shotgun sequence includes the following:
- the LOC659557 gene encoding muscle calcium channel subunit alpha-1 isoform X2, with amino-acid sequence MHNTCWNEKKEAFMDEPHPCGANGFNCTEHDSDMVCSEFVPGINNTWEGPNSGITNFDNFGLSMLTVFQCITLEGWTDVLYNIQDAMGRTWQWSYFVSMVILGAFFVMNLILGVLSGEFSKEREKAKARGDFHKLREKQQIEEDLKGYLDWITQAEDIEPEGEDQSNQDARNNPANEMESTDQLGEEEIQQESWFKKRKKDFERINRRMRRSCRKAVKSQTFYWLIIVLVFLNTGVLATEHYNQPLWLDRFQEYTNMFFIALFTMEMLLKLYSLGFQGYFVSLFNRFDCFVVIGSISEMILTHTNVMPPLGISVLRCVRLLRVFKVTKYWRSLSNLVASLLNSIQSIASLLLLLFLFIVIFALLGMQVFGGRFNFNDTQDKPRSNFDSFWQSLLTVFQILTGEDWNAVMYTGIAAYGGVHGFGVLACIYFIILFICGNYILLNVFLAIAVDNLADAESLTAIEKEEEEEAQNKSKSPTPHEEENVEEEEEEEHSVEEEETEEDGQYDGERSEHDEEAESQTKMTLDNEEEYEEEQNSQDGDEAENGSRVGARPRRMSEIKSNSQKLPIPPASSFFIFSPTNRFRIFCHWLCNHSVFGNVILVCIMVSSALLALEDPIPAPGSEMGNILKIFDYVFTAIFSAELLLKTISYGCILHDGAFLRSAFNVLDLVVVCVSIVSIYSQGAMSVVKILRVLRVLRPLRAINRAKGLKHVVQCVIVAVKTIGNIVLVTCLLQFMFAVIGVQLFKYVVKCVIVAIKTIGNIMLVTYLLQFMFAVIGVQLFKGKFSSCTDRSKLTASECNGTYLIYLEGDINKPEMKERNWEPNPFHFDNVAKAMLTLFTVSTFEGWPALLYVSIDSNDENRGLIHNYRPIVAAYYIIYIIIIAFFMVNIFVGFVIVTFQNEGEQEYKNCELDKNQRNCIEFALKAKPVRRYIPKHRIQYKVWWFVTSRPFEYAIFMLILTNTITLAMRFHGQDKTYESVLDTLNMIFTAIFAMEFVFKLAAFRIKNYFGDAWNVFDFIIVLGSFIDIVYQDVNPGGTKLQISSNFFRLFRVMRLIKLLNKGEGIRTLLWTFLKSFQALPYVALLIVMLFFIYAVIGMQMFGKIENVDSDTHINRNNNFGSFFQAVLVLFRSATGEGWQEIMLACADTENAKCDSRVELKQGDSPYCGSDIAYPYFISFYVLCSFLIINLFVAVIMDNFDYLTRDWSILGPHHLDEFIRLWSEYDPDAKGRIKHLDVVTLLRKISPPLGFGKLCPHRVACKRLVSMNMPLNSDGTVLFNATLFAVVRTSLRIKTEGNIDDANAELRAVIKKIWKRTNPKLLDQVVPPPGVDDEVTVGKFYATFLIQDYFRRFKKRKEQELKEGDTETHNTVTLQAGLRTLHEAGPELKRAISGNLDELVDDNPEPMHRRNHSLFGSVWSSMRRGHSFNRAKSLKANSTQIKITPASSVDYLPYNSIHRTVTEGMNHITSMTKSVVQNRASATSLHNQEGLKDEEIPLRSLSNLHNGDTEKNFQVIDLQGDHTELMPPTPPPRRVRLGLGALGNLGGGCMTATPSPVQHAPSFSRIASGLKLAQAQAMAVAGFLPEPLPYECSVLGAPGSLQPFTSDSEGDGRHARCSLLNHRASFHGRVSAPAGEPNGHVGSERLSHSLPGSPADRRPTSFEVVGSAESLVGRILVEQGLGKYCDPDFVRNTSKEMQEALDMTQEEMDLAAHQLLQQERRIHAQAPTIDALHPQL; translated from the exons ATGCATAATACTTGTTGGAATGAAAAAAAAG aaGCATTTATGGACGAGCCTCATCCTTGTGGTGCTAATGGCTTTAATTGTACAGAACATGATAGTGATATGGTCTGTTCAGAATTTGTACCAGGTATTAATAACACTTGGGAAGGACCTAACTCTGGAATAACCAACTTTGATAACTTTGGCTTATCGATGTTGACTGTATTCCAGTGTATAACACTTGAAGGCTGGACCGATGTGCTTTATAAT attcAAGATGCAATGGGCAGAACATGGCAATGGTCATATTTTGTTTCCATGGTTATTTTGGGTGCATTTTTCGTAATGAATTTAATTCTCGGTGTCTTGAGCGG TGAGTTTTCCAAAGAAAGAGAGAAAGCTAAAGCTAGAGGCGATTTCCATAAATTGCGAGAGAAACAACAGATTGAGGAAGACTTAAAAGGATATCTAGACTGGATAACTCAAGCTGAAGATATTGAACCAGAAGGAGAGGACCAATCGAACCAAGACGCTAGAAATAATCCAGCTAACGAAATGGAATCCACGGACCAGTTAGGTGAAGAAGAAATCCAACAAGAATCATGgtttaaaaaacgaaaaaaggaTTTCGAAAGAATTAATCGCAGGATGCGTAGATCCTGTCGAAAAGCTGTTAAATCTCAAACCTTTTATTGGCTCATTATtgtattagtatttttaaatacaggtGTTTTGGCAACGGAACACTATAATCAGCCGCTGTGGTTAGATCGTTTTCAAG AATATACAAATATGTTTTTCATTGCTCTTTTCACAATGGAAATGTTGTTGAAATTGTACAGTTTAGGTTTTCAA GGTTATTTTGTATCGTTATTTAACCGTTTCGattgttttgttgttattgGAAGTATATCAGAGATGATTTTAACGCATACAAATGTTATGCCTCCGTTAGGTATATCTGTATTACGTTGTGTTAGATTACTTAGAGTGTTCAAAGTGACCAA ataTTGGCGATCGCTGTCGAATTTAGTCGCCTCGTTGTTAAACTCAATACAATCAATAGCGTCTCTATTACTTTTGCTGttcttatttattgttatttttgctttactCGGTATGCAAGTTTTTGGTGGacgatttaattttaatgatacTCAGGATAAACCGAGGTCCAATTTTGATAGCTTTTGGCAAAGCCTACTTACTGTATTTCAA atATTAACAGGTGAAGATTGGAATGCAGTGATGTATACCGGTATTGCTGCGTACGGAGGAGTTCATGGTTTTGGCGTTCTAGCTTGCATATACTTTATAATCCTGTTTATATGCGGTAACT ATATACTGCTTAATGTCTTCTTGGCTATCGCCGTGGACAACTTAGCAGATGCGGAGTCACTGACTGCGATCGAAAAGGAGGAAGAGGAAGAAGCGCAAAACAAGTCGAAAAGCCCTACGCCCCACGAGGAAGAAAACGTCGAAGAAGAGGAAGAAGAGGAGCACAGTGTGGAAGAAGAGGAAACGGAAGAGGATGGTCAATACGATGGTGAAAG ATCGGAGCACGATGAAGAGGCGGAATCGCAAACGAAGATGACGCTGGACAACGAGGAGGAATACGAAGAGGAGCAAAACAGTCAGG ATGGGGACGAGGCTGAAAACGGTAGCAGAGTCGGTGCACGTCCTCGTCGCATGTCCGAAATAAAATCGAATTCACAGAAATTGCCTATTCCTCCAGCATCatctttcttcattttttctcCTACGAACAG GTTCCGGATCTTCTGCCACTGGCTGTGCAATCATAGCGTCTTCGGGAACGTCATTCTCGTGTGTATTATGGTTTCATCGGCACTTCTGGCCTTGGAGGATCCTATTCCTGCACCAGGTTCGGAAATGGGCAAT ATTTTGAAGATATTCGATTACGTTTTTACGGCAATATTCTCAGCGGAGTTGCTTCTAAAGACAATTTCCTACGGATGCATCCTGCACGACGGTGCCTTCTTGCGGTCGGCCTTCAACGTGCTAGACTTAGTAGTCGTGTGCGTGTCAATTGTGTCAATATACAG TCAAGGAGCGATGTCAGTGGTGAAGATTCTGAGGGTGTTGCGCGTTCTTCGCCCATTGAGAGCAATCAATAGGGCTAAGGGATTAAAG CATGTAGTCCAGTGTGTGATAGTTGCGGTAAAGACCATCGGCAACATAGTGCTGGTCACCTGCCTCCTTCAATTCATGTTCGCGGTAATAGGAGTCCAATTGTTCAAG TATGTAGTCAAATGCGTGATAGTAGCCATTAAGACGATCGGCAATATCATGCTGGTTACCTACCTCCTGCAGTTCATGTTCGCTGTGATAGGAGTGCAGCTATTTAAG GGAAAATTTTCTTCGTGTACTGATCGTTCCAAATTGACAGCATCTGAATGCAA CGGGAcctacttaatttatttagaagGCGACATAAATAAACCAGAAATGAAAGAACGTAACTGGGAACCCAATCCTTTTCATTTCGACAACGTAGCTAAGGCCATGTTGACCCTCTTCACCGTGTCCACTTTTGAAGGATGGCCGGCGTTACTATACGTTTCAATTGACTCAAACGATGAGAATCGTGGACTTATTCATAACTACCGCCCCATTGTCGCTGCATATTACATAATTTACATCATCATCATTGCCTTTTTTATGGTTAACATCTTCGTTGGTTTCGTTATCGTTACATTCCAAAATGAAGGAGAGCAAGAGTATAAAAATTGCGAATTGGACAAAAACCAACGTAACTGCATAGAATTTGCGTTAAAAGCAAAACCTGTCCGAAGATACATTCCCAAACATCGCATTCAGTACAAAGTATGGTGGTTCGTAACGTCTAGGCCTTTCGAATACGCCATATTTATGCTAATCTTAACAAACACAATCACTCTTGCGATGAGATTTCATGGGCAGGACAAAACCTACGAATCCGTTTTGGACACCCTCAATATGATAttcacagctatttttgcaatgGAATTCGTGTTTAAGCTGGCAGCTTTTAGAATTAAG aattatttCGGGGACGCTTGGAACGTTTTTGATTTTATCATTGTTTTGGgaagttttattgatattgtTTATCAAGACGTAAAC CCTGGTGGAACAAAACTTCAAATTTCAAGTAACTTCTTCAGACTCTTTCGAGTAATGAGACTTATAAAACTTCTTAATAAAGGCGAAGGCATTAGAACTTTACTTTGGACGTTTCTCAAGTCTTTTCAAGCCCTACCTTACGTTGCTCTCCTTATCGTCATGCTGTTTTTCATATATGCTGTAATAGGAATGCAG atgtttggaaaaatcgaaaatgttGACTCTGACACGCATATAAACCGCAACAATAACTTCGGGTCGTTTTTTCAAgcagttttagttttattcaGATCAGCAACAG GTGAAGGCTGGCAAGAGATTATGTTGGCTTGTGCCGATACTGAAAACGCTAAATGTGATAGCAGAGTCGAATTAAAACAGGGCGATAGCCCTTACTGTGGCTCCGACATAGCGTATCCATATTTTATATCGTTTTACGTTTTGTGTTCATTTTTG attattaatttattcgtAGCAGTTATTATGGATAATTTTGACTACTTGACCCGAGACTGGTCGATCTTAGGGCCACACCATTTAGACGAATTTATTCGATTGTGGAGCGAATACGACCCAGACGCAAAAGGCAGGATAAAGCACCTGGACGTGGTGACTCTTCTTCGCAAAATCTCTCCTCCGTTGGGTTTTGGCAAATTATGTCCTCATCGTGTCGCTTGCAAACGCTTGGTTTCCATGAATATGCCGTTAAATAGTGACGGCACCGTTCTTTTTAACGCAACACTTTTCGCTGTCGTTCGCACTTCACTTCGGATCAAAACAGAAGGAAATATTGACGATGCCAATGCAGAATTGCGTGCAGTGATCAAGAAGATTTGGAAACGAACGAATCCGAAACTGCTAGACCAGGTCGTACCTCCGCCCGGAGTCGACGACGAAGTCACCGTTGGGAAATTCTACGCGACGTTCCTCATTCAGGACTATTTCCGACGATTCAAAAAACGCAAAGAGCAAGAATTGAAAGAAGGCGATACGGAAACACACAACACGGTCACGCTACAGGCCGGCTTACGAACACTTCACGAGGCTGGACCGGAACTGAAACGTGCCATTTCAGGCAATCTTGACGAACTCGTTGATGACAATCCCGAACCGATGCATCGG AGAAATCATTCCCTCTTCGGTAGTGTTTGGTCTTCTATGCGGAGAGGACATAGTTTTAATCGAGCTAAATCTCTCAAAGCAAATTCAacccaaattaaaattactccGGCTTCCAGCGTTGATTATCTTCCTTACAACTCTATTCACAGGACTGTTACAGAAGGGATGAATCATATTACGTCAATGACGAAAAGTGTTGTGCAAAACCGGGCTAGTGCCACGTCTTTACACAACCAAGAAGGCCTCAAAGACGAAGAAATCCCTCTGCGGTCGCTTAGCAATCTCCATAATGGAGATACCGAGAAAAACTTCCAAGTTATCGA TCTGCAGGGTGACCACACTGAGCTGATGCCTCCGACTCCTCCGCCGCGGCGCGTTCGTCTGGGCCTGGGCGCCCTGGGAAACCTTGGGGGCGGTTGCATGACTGCCACGCCATCGCCTGTGCAACACGCACCGAGCTTTAGTCGCATAGCAAGCGGCCTGAAACTCGCACAAGCACAAGCTATGGCAGTTGCAGGCTTCTTGCCGGAGCCGTTGCCCTACGAGTGTAGCGTCCTCGGCGCTCCCGGCTCGCTCCAACCCTTCACCTCGGATTCGGAAGGGGACGGCCGGCATGCGCGTTGTTCCCTCCTAAATCACAGGGCTTCCTTCCATGGCAGAG TTTCAGCACCGGCAGGAGAGCCGAACGGGCATGTGGGTTCTGAGCGATTGTCGCATTCTTTGCCTGGAAGCCCAGCAGACCGCCGGCCGACGTCCTTTGAGGTGGTGGGTTCGGCGGAAAGCCTTGTTGGGAGGATACTCGTCGAGCAAGGTTTAGGGAAGTACTGCGATCCGGATTTCGTGCGTAATACGTCAAAGGAGATGCAGGAAGCGCTAGATATGACGCAGGAGGAGATGGACCTAGCAGCTCACCAGCTCTTGCAGCAGGAGCGTCGCATTCACGCGCAGGCGCCCACAATCGACGCTCTGCATCCACAGTTATAG
- the LOC659557 gene encoding muscle calcium channel subunit alpha-1 isoform X1, which translates to MDPTLYCPGLQYELRESADNRLWSVQPPYTGCAWQGPISATATAMSTVGAGVTSPGQTGARTTTAPRRPMRRGGKPPPDRPQRALFCLYLKNPIRKLCIDVVEWKPFEYLILLTIFANCVALAVYTPFPNGDSNVTNGILEKIEYIFLVIFTVECIMKIIAYGFLMHQGAYLRNGWNLLDFTIVVIGMISTALSTLIGDSFDVKALRAFRVLRPLRLVSGVPSLQVVLNSILRAMVPLLHIALLVLFVIIIYAIIGLELFSGKMHNTCWNEKKEAFMDEPHPCGANGFNCTEHDSDMVCSEFVPGINNTWEGPNSGITNFDNFGLSMLTVFQCITLEGWTDVLYNIQDAMGRTWQWSYFVSMVILGAFFVMNLILGVLSGEFSKEREKAKARGDFHKLREKQQIEEDLKGYLDWITQAEDIEPEGEDQSNQDARNNPANEMESTDQLGEEEIQQESWFKKRKKDFERINRRMRRSCRKAVKSQTFYWLIIVLVFLNTGVLATEHYNQPLWLDRFQEYTNMFFIALFTMEMLLKLYSLGFQGYFVSLFNRFDCFVVIGSISEMILTHTNVMPPLGISVLRCVRLLRVFKVTKYWRSLSNLVASLLNSIQSIASLLLLLFLFIVIFALLGMQVFGGRFNFNDTQDKPRSNFDSFWQSLLTVFQILTGEDWNAVMYTGIAAYGGVHGFGVLACIYFIILFICGNYILLNVFLAIAVDNLADAESLTAIEKEEEEEAQNKSKSPTPHEEENVEEEEEEEHSVEEEETEEDGQYDGERSEHDEEAESQTKMTLDNEEEYEEEQNSQDGDEAENGSRVGARPRRMSEIKSNSQKLPIPPASSFFIFSPTNRFRIFCHWLCNHSVFGNVILVCIMVSSALLALEDPIPAPGSEMGNILKIFDYVFTAIFSAELLLKTISYGCILHDGAFLRSAFNVLDLVVVCVSIVSIYSQGAMSVVKILRVLRVLRPLRAINRAKGLKHVVQCVIVAVKTIGNIVLVTCLLQFMFAVIGVQLFKYVVKCVIVAIKTIGNIMLVTYLLQFMFAVIGVQLFKGKFSSCTDRSKLTASECNGTYLIYLEGDINKPEMKERNWEPNPFHFDNVAKAMLTLFTVSTFEGWPALLYVSIDSNDENRGLIHNYRPIVAAYYIIYIIIIAFFMVNIFVGFVIVTFQNEGEQEYKNCELDKNQRNCIEFALKAKPVRRYIPKHRIQYKVWWFVTSRPFEYAIFMLILTNTITLAMRFHGQDKTYESVLDTLNMIFTAIFAMEFVFKLAAFRIKNYFGDAWNVFDFIIVLGSFIDIVYQDVNPGGTKLQISSNFFRLFRVMRLIKLLNKGEGIRTLLWTFLKSFQALPYVALLIVMLFFIYAVIGMQMFGKIENVDSDTHINRNNNFGSFFQAVLVLFRSATGEGWQEIMLACADTENAKCDSRVELKQGDSPYCGSDIAYPYFISFYVLCSFLIINLFVAVIMDNFDYLTRDWSILGPHHLDEFIRLWSEYDPDAKGRIKHLDVVTLLRKISPPLGFGKLCPHRVACKRLVSMNMPLNSDGTVLFNATLFAVVRTSLRIKTEGNIDDANAELRAVIKKIWKRTNPKLLDQVVPPPGVDDEVTVGKFYATFLIQDYFRRFKKRKEQELKEGDTETHNTVTLQAGLRTLHEAGPELKRAISGNLDELVDDNPEPMHRRNHSLFGSVWSSMRRGHSFNRAKSLKANSTQIKITPASSVDYLPYNSIHRTVTEGMNHITSMTKSVVQNRASATSLHNQEGLKDEEIPLRSLSNLHNGDTEKNFQVIDLQGDHTELMPPTPPPRRVRLGLGALGNLGGGCMTATPSPVQHAPSFSRIASGLKLAQAQAMAVAGFLPEPLPYECSVLGAPGSLQPFTSDSEGDGRHARCSLLNHRASFHGRVSAPAGEPNGHVGSERLSHSLPGSPADRRPTSFEVVGSAESLVGRILVEQGLGKYCDPDFVRNTSKEMQEALDMTQEEMDLAAHQLLQQERRIHAQAPTIDALHPQL; encoded by the exons GACTGCAGTATGAGCTTCGAGAGTCCGCCGATAACCGTCTGTGGTCCGTGCAACCGCCATATACAGGTTGCGCATGGCAAGGGCCGATTAGTGCGACAGCGACCGCAATGAGCACTGTGGGGGCGGGCGTGACGAGCCCGGGACAAACGGGGGCCCGCACAACGACTGCCCCCAGGCGGCCTATGCGCCGCGGCGGCAAGCCGCCCCCGGATAGACCGCAACGCGCCCTCTTCTGTCTTTACCTCAAGAACCCCATCAGGAAACTCTGCATTGACGTCGTCGAGTGGAA AccttttgaatatttaattttacttacAATTTTCGCGAACTGTGTTGCCTTAGCTGTTTACACACCTTTCCCCAATGGTGACTCAAACGTAACAAATGGGATTTTG GAAAAGATtgaatatatatttttagtaattttcacGGTTGAATGTATAATGAAGATAATTGCTTATGGTTTTTTGATGCATCAAGGTGCTTACCTTCGGAATGGATGGAACTTACTAGATTTTACAATTGTAGTAATAGG TATGATAAGTACTGCATTATCAACACTTATAGGAGATAGTTTTGACGTTAAAGCTCTAAGAGCCTTTAGAGTTCTACGACCTTTAAGGCTCGTTTCTGGTGTTCCCA GTCTACAAGTTGTATTGAACTCGATTCTTCGTGCCATGGTGCCTTTATTACATATTGCTCTGTTAGTATTGtttgttataataatttacGCGATTATTGGTTTAGAATTATTCTCAGGAAAAATGCATAATACTTGTTGGAATGAAAAAAAAG aaGCATTTATGGACGAGCCTCATCCTTGTGGTGCTAATGGCTTTAATTGTACAGAACATGATAGTGATATGGTCTGTTCAGAATTTGTACCAGGTATTAATAACACTTGGGAAGGACCTAACTCTGGAATAACCAACTTTGATAACTTTGGCTTATCGATGTTGACTGTATTCCAGTGTATAACACTTGAAGGCTGGACCGATGTGCTTTATAAT attcAAGATGCAATGGGCAGAACATGGCAATGGTCATATTTTGTTTCCATGGTTATTTTGGGTGCATTTTTCGTAATGAATTTAATTCTCGGTGTCTTGAGCGG TGAGTTTTCCAAAGAAAGAGAGAAAGCTAAAGCTAGAGGCGATTTCCATAAATTGCGAGAGAAACAACAGATTGAGGAAGACTTAAAAGGATATCTAGACTGGATAACTCAAGCTGAAGATATTGAACCAGAAGGAGAGGACCAATCGAACCAAGACGCTAGAAATAATCCAGCTAACGAAATGGAATCCACGGACCAGTTAGGTGAAGAAGAAATCCAACAAGAATCATGgtttaaaaaacgaaaaaaggaTTTCGAAAGAATTAATCGCAGGATGCGTAGATCCTGTCGAAAAGCTGTTAAATCTCAAACCTTTTATTGGCTCATTATtgtattagtatttttaaatacaggtGTTTTGGCAACGGAACACTATAATCAGCCGCTGTGGTTAGATCGTTTTCAAG AATATACAAATATGTTTTTCATTGCTCTTTTCACAATGGAAATGTTGTTGAAATTGTACAGTTTAGGTTTTCAA GGTTATTTTGTATCGTTATTTAACCGTTTCGattgttttgttgttattgGAAGTATATCAGAGATGATTTTAACGCATACAAATGTTATGCCTCCGTTAGGTATATCTGTATTACGTTGTGTTAGATTACTTAGAGTGTTCAAAGTGACCAA ataTTGGCGATCGCTGTCGAATTTAGTCGCCTCGTTGTTAAACTCAATACAATCAATAGCGTCTCTATTACTTTTGCTGttcttatttattgttatttttgctttactCGGTATGCAAGTTTTTGGTGGacgatttaattttaatgatacTCAGGATAAACCGAGGTCCAATTTTGATAGCTTTTGGCAAAGCCTACTTACTGTATTTCAA atATTAACAGGTGAAGATTGGAATGCAGTGATGTATACCGGTATTGCTGCGTACGGAGGAGTTCATGGTTTTGGCGTTCTAGCTTGCATATACTTTATAATCCTGTTTATATGCGGTAACT ATATACTGCTTAATGTCTTCTTGGCTATCGCCGTGGACAACTTAGCAGATGCGGAGTCACTGACTGCGATCGAAAAGGAGGAAGAGGAAGAAGCGCAAAACAAGTCGAAAAGCCCTACGCCCCACGAGGAAGAAAACGTCGAAGAAGAGGAAGAAGAGGAGCACAGTGTGGAAGAAGAGGAAACGGAAGAGGATGGTCAATACGATGGTGAAAG ATCGGAGCACGATGAAGAGGCGGAATCGCAAACGAAGATGACGCTGGACAACGAGGAGGAATACGAAGAGGAGCAAAACAGTCAGG ATGGGGACGAGGCTGAAAACGGTAGCAGAGTCGGTGCACGTCCTCGTCGCATGTCCGAAATAAAATCGAATTCACAGAAATTGCCTATTCCTCCAGCATCatctttcttcattttttctcCTACGAACAG GTTCCGGATCTTCTGCCACTGGCTGTGCAATCATAGCGTCTTCGGGAACGTCATTCTCGTGTGTATTATGGTTTCATCGGCACTTCTGGCCTTGGAGGATCCTATTCCTGCACCAGGTTCGGAAATGGGCAAT ATTTTGAAGATATTCGATTACGTTTTTACGGCAATATTCTCAGCGGAGTTGCTTCTAAAGACAATTTCCTACGGATGCATCCTGCACGACGGTGCCTTCTTGCGGTCGGCCTTCAACGTGCTAGACTTAGTAGTCGTGTGCGTGTCAATTGTGTCAATATACAG TCAAGGAGCGATGTCAGTGGTGAAGATTCTGAGGGTGTTGCGCGTTCTTCGCCCATTGAGAGCAATCAATAGGGCTAAGGGATTAAAG CATGTAGTCCAGTGTGTGATAGTTGCGGTAAAGACCATCGGCAACATAGTGCTGGTCACCTGCCTCCTTCAATTCATGTTCGCGGTAATAGGAGTCCAATTGTTCAAG TATGTAGTCAAATGCGTGATAGTAGCCATTAAGACGATCGGCAATATCATGCTGGTTACCTACCTCCTGCAGTTCATGTTCGCTGTGATAGGAGTGCAGCTATTTAAG GGAAAATTTTCTTCGTGTACTGATCGTTCCAAATTGACAGCATCTGAATGCAA CGGGAcctacttaatttatttagaagGCGACATAAATAAACCAGAAATGAAAGAACGTAACTGGGAACCCAATCCTTTTCATTTCGACAACGTAGCTAAGGCCATGTTGACCCTCTTCACCGTGTCCACTTTTGAAGGATGGCCGGCGTTACTATACGTTTCAATTGACTCAAACGATGAGAATCGTGGACTTATTCATAACTACCGCCCCATTGTCGCTGCATATTACATAATTTACATCATCATCATTGCCTTTTTTATGGTTAACATCTTCGTTGGTTTCGTTATCGTTACATTCCAAAATGAAGGAGAGCAAGAGTATAAAAATTGCGAATTGGACAAAAACCAACGTAACTGCATAGAATTTGCGTTAAAAGCAAAACCTGTCCGAAGATACATTCCCAAACATCGCATTCAGTACAAAGTATGGTGGTTCGTAACGTCTAGGCCTTTCGAATACGCCATATTTATGCTAATCTTAACAAACACAATCACTCTTGCGATGAGATTTCATGGGCAGGACAAAACCTACGAATCCGTTTTGGACACCCTCAATATGATAttcacagctatttttgcaatgGAATTCGTGTTTAAGCTGGCAGCTTTTAGAATTAAG aattatttCGGGGACGCTTGGAACGTTTTTGATTTTATCATTGTTTTGGgaagttttattgatattgtTTATCAAGACGTAAAC CCTGGTGGAACAAAACTTCAAATTTCAAGTAACTTCTTCAGACTCTTTCGAGTAATGAGACTTATAAAACTTCTTAATAAAGGCGAAGGCATTAGAACTTTACTTTGGACGTTTCTCAAGTCTTTTCAAGCCCTACCTTACGTTGCTCTCCTTATCGTCATGCTGTTTTTCATATATGCTGTAATAGGAATGCAG atgtttggaaaaatcgaaaatgttGACTCTGACACGCATATAAACCGCAACAATAACTTCGGGTCGTTTTTTCAAgcagttttagttttattcaGATCAGCAACAG GTGAAGGCTGGCAAGAGATTATGTTGGCTTGTGCCGATACTGAAAACGCTAAATGTGATAGCAGAGTCGAATTAAAACAGGGCGATAGCCCTTACTGTGGCTCCGACATAGCGTATCCATATTTTATATCGTTTTACGTTTTGTGTTCATTTTTG attattaatttattcgtAGCAGTTATTATGGATAATTTTGACTACTTGACCCGAGACTGGTCGATCTTAGGGCCACACCATTTAGACGAATTTATTCGATTGTGGAGCGAATACGACCCAGACGCAAAAGGCAGGATAAAGCACCTGGACGTGGTGACTCTTCTTCGCAAAATCTCTCCTCCGTTGGGTTTTGGCAAATTATGTCCTCATCGTGTCGCTTGCAAACGCTTGGTTTCCATGAATATGCCGTTAAATAGTGACGGCACCGTTCTTTTTAACGCAACACTTTTCGCTGTCGTTCGCACTTCACTTCGGATCAAAACAGAAGGAAATATTGACGATGCCAATGCAGAATTGCGTGCAGTGATCAAGAAGATTTGGAAACGAACGAATCCGAAACTGCTAGACCAGGTCGTACCTCCGCCCGGAGTCGACGACGAAGTCACCGTTGGGAAATTCTACGCGACGTTCCTCATTCAGGACTATTTCCGACGATTCAAAAAACGCAAAGAGCAAGAATTGAAAGAAGGCGATACGGAAACACACAACACGGTCACGCTACAGGCCGGCTTACGAACACTTCACGAGGCTGGACCGGAACTGAAACGTGCCATTTCAGGCAATCTTGACGAACTCGTTGATGACAATCCCGAACCGATGCATCGG AGAAATCATTCCCTCTTCGGTAGTGTTTGGTCTTCTATGCGGAGAGGACATAGTTTTAATCGAGCTAAATCTCTCAAAGCAAATTCAacccaaattaaaattactccGGCTTCCAGCGTTGATTATCTTCCTTACAACTCTATTCACAGGACTGTTACAGAAGGGATGAATCATATTACGTCAATGACGAAAAGTGTTGTGCAAAACCGGGCTAGTGCCACGTCTTTACACAACCAAGAAGGCCTCAAAGACGAAGAAATCCCTCTGCGGTCGCTTAGCAATCTCCATAATGGAGATACCGAGAAAAACTTCCAAGTTATCGA TCTGCAGGGTGACCACACTGAGCTGATGCCTCCGACTCCTCCGCCGCGGCGCGTTCGTCTGGGCCTGGGCGCCCTGGGAAACCTTGGGGGCGGTTGCATGACTGCCACGCCATCGCCTGTGCAACACGCACCGAGCTTTAGTCGCATAGCAAGCGGCCTGAAACTCGCACAAGCACAAGCTATGGCAGTTGCAGGCTTCTTGCCGGAGCCGTTGCCCTACGAGTGTAGCGTCCTCGGCGCTCCCGGCTCGCTCCAACCCTTCACCTCGGATTCGGAAGGGGACGGCCGGCATGCGCGTTGTTCCCTCCTAAATCACAGGGCTTCCTTCCATGGCAGAG TTTCAGCACCGGCAGGAGAGCCGAACGGGCATGTGGGTTCTGAGCGATTGTCGCATTCTTTGCCTGGAAGCCCAGCAGACCGCCGGCCGACGTCCTTTGAGGTGGTGGGTTCGGCGGAAAGCCTTGTTGGGAGGATACTCGTCGAGCAAGGTTTAGGGAAGTACTGCGATCCGGATTTCGTGCGTAATACGTCAAAGGAGATGCAGGAAGCGCTAGATATGACGCAGGAGGAGATGGACCTAGCAGCTCACCAGCTCTTGCAGCAGGAGCGTCGCATTCACGCGCAGGCGCCCACAATCGACGCTCTGCATCCACAGTTATAG